In the Leptotrichia sp. oral taxon 847 genome, one interval contains:
- a CDS encoding efflux RND transporter periplasmic adaptor subunit — MKINKKIVMVMAILAMFAISCGKKKPKTSSNSRPVKVQMLGQNEISLGYSASGTIKGIEEIPYTATSSGEVVAINAQNGDYVGAGQVIVSIDNQAARSGVRSATSNVRTAESNISSARADISASEGNISSAQAAVEEARINFRKYQMLYEKRLITETDYLQAKTQLSAAQAKLNSARSSYNTAVNSLSARRNSLNSAQADLDTARDTNSKSSIKTKVAGVIANMNLERSQQVSNGQQLFTLVNESEMKLEIGVSADIVQKIQIGSPAVVKIDDLKGKEVAGIVYEVSQTADSASRQFIVKIKLPNENRELKSGMYAKANISTGAENGLVIPKKAIVVRGVQQIIYVVRNGKAVSIPINITNQNETFAAVTGQGLASGEELIVDGQNVVQENEKVRIVR; from the coding sequence ATGAAAATAAATAAAAAAATAGTTATGGTAATGGCAATTTTAGCGATGTTTGCAATTTCGTGTGGAAAGAAAAAACCAAAAACGTCAAGTAATTCAAGACCAGTAAAAGTTCAAATGCTAGGTCAAAATGAAATTTCTCTGGGATATTCTGCAAGTGGAACGATAAAAGGGATTGAAGAAATACCATATACAGCAACTTCAAGTGGAGAAGTTGTGGCGATAAATGCACAAAATGGAGATTATGTGGGCGCAGGTCAAGTGATTGTCTCAATCGACAATCAGGCGGCCAGATCTGGAGTGAGATCGGCAACTTCAAATGTGAGAACAGCTGAATCAAATATAAGTTCGGCAAGAGCTGACATTAGTGCATCAGAAGGAAACATAAGCTCAGCCCAAGCTGCTGTCGAAGAAGCAAGAATAAATTTTAGAAAATATCAAATGTTATATGAAAAGAGACTAATAACAGAAACTGATTATTTACAGGCAAAAACACAATTAAGTGCAGCACAGGCTAAATTAAATTCAGCAAGAAGCAGTTACAATACGGCAGTAAATTCGCTGTCTGCCAGAAGAAACAGTTTAAATTCAGCACAAGCAGATCTTGATACAGCAAGGGACACAAATAGCAAATCAAGTATAAAAACAAAAGTTGCAGGAGTAATCGCCAATATGAATCTGGAAAGAAGCCAGCAAGTATCAAATGGACAGCAACTATTTACTTTGGTAAATGAAAGTGAAATGAAACTGGAAATCGGGGTTTCGGCTGACATAGTTCAAAAAATACAAATTGGTTCACCAGCAGTTGTAAAAATTGATGATTTGAAGGGAAAAGAAGTCGCAGGGATAGTTTATGAAGTATCGCAAACAGCTGATTCGGCAAGTAGACAATTCATTGTAAAAATAAAACTTCCAAATGAAAATAGAGAACTAAAAAGTGGAATGTATGCAAAAGCCAATATTTCAACAGGAGCTGAAAATGGGTTAGTAATTCCTAAAAAAGCCATTGTTGTAAGAGGAGTTCAACAGATTATTTATGTTGTGAGAAATGGAAAAGCAGTGTCGATCCCTATAAATATAACAAATCAAAATGAAACTTTTGCAGCGGTTACAGGACAAGGATTGGCTTCTGGAGAAGAATTGATCGTCGATGGACAAAATGTAGTACAAGAAAATGAAAAAGTCAGAATTGTCAGATAA
- a CDS encoding efflux RND transporter permease subunit, translating to MTVAEFATKRVVSTTMILIFMIFSGWVAMTGMKQERIPDFDIPIVVINATWTGATAEDVKTQVSKKLEDAALNVDGIKNITTSSSYGSSVVTIEFNYGVNTDIKQVQVQTQIDKIKGDLPNDDNFSDPVVSKMDATGNSNMALMIGITGKNQPLITSFVEETLQPRLKRNRGIGNITIMGNATRQIKVWLDPARLKEYNLSSAEIYSKIKAANSITPAGTITDGSKEFILKVDGEIKELSQIQDIIISNKDNKTVRLADVAKVEYGTEDKKAYVSYNGKDMVAVMIQKSKDGNLVEVANRAKQTLKEAKPLFPSGSDYTVIVDNSEQVSESIKNVASSGIQAIIITIIVLFVFLKNLRASLVVGALIPISAMFTFFLLATQGVTLNMVSLMGLSLAVGSLVDNGVVTLDNIFDHIQINKEPANVAAVRGTNEVILPMMASTATSVCVFLPIILFEGLAKEVFKGIALSMMFALSTSIVVAMLLVPMASSLFLDVEKISGNAEKAVKFNAFRDKYRELVGKVLENRWKTVIGVIIAFVIVVFGIGKTVKTTFFPTIDDNQYSVVASLATGLDLSVSEDIANKMEAVVKADPATKDVNVIAMKQAAIVNVDVKKDTMKAMARVRDKLKNLPNVTLAVVPQKSGGRSVQKDYSFQIEGEDQEELERIANAMMADMKTQSWFKDIKSSTEGGYPQAKLEVDRVKAESYGISVTDITQMLYMTVAGAANPIDVTQSTETLDVVLELEKSQKNSLDKIMNLEIKTNQGTFVRLSDIATMQFEESASSISTENGSRIVTIGANLDSSKGFNDAAAFIQKSFQKTNPAVGYKIGTAGQAKNQAEMGGQIMKDLLLAIALIYTVLAVQLESFILPIMIMTTLPLSMIGVIFGLAITRVQLSMFVMIGILMLFGMAVNNAIVMLDFVAGLRKKGWSIHDALVEACGSRLRPILMTTLTTILGWLPMVFSNKGSSGYYQGMAIAVMFGLSFCTVLTLFFTPVLYSLVEERKEQKQKEREERRRQQKAEERKGYERK from the coding sequence ATGACAGTAGCAGAATTTGCAACAAAAAGAGTTGTATCCACAACTATGATACTTATATTTATGATTTTTTCTGGTTGGGTGGCAATGACAGGTATGAAACAGGAAAGAATACCAGATTTTGATATACCGATAGTCGTTATTAACGCTACTTGGACGGGAGCAACAGCGGAGGACGTAAAAACACAAGTATCAAAAAAATTAGAAGATGCGGCATTAAATGTAGATGGAATTAAAAATATTACAACTTCATCTTCTTATGGTTCATCAGTAGTTACAATCGAATTTAACTACGGTGTAAACACGGATATTAAACAAGTCCAAGTTCAAACACAAATAGATAAAATTAAAGGTGATTTGCCTAATGATGATAACTTTAGTGATCCGGTAGTTTCAAAAATGGATGCGACAGGTAACTCAAATATGGCGCTAATGATAGGAATTACGGGTAAAAATCAGCCACTTATAACATCATTTGTGGAAGAAACATTACAACCAAGATTAAAAAGAAATAGAGGGATAGGAAATATCACGATAATGGGGAATGCGACAAGACAGATTAAAGTTTGGCTGGATCCAGCTAGATTAAAAGAATATAATTTGTCTTCAGCAGAAATCTACAGTAAAATAAAAGCAGCTAACTCGATTACACCAGCAGGTACGATTACAGATGGTTCAAAAGAATTTATTTTAAAAGTGGATGGAGAAATAAAAGAACTTTCTCAAATTCAAGATATAATTATTTCAAATAAAGACAATAAAACCGTAAGACTTGCCGATGTCGCCAAAGTGGAATACGGAACAGAAGATAAAAAGGCATATGTATCGTATAACGGAAAAGATATGGTCGCAGTTATGATTCAGAAAAGTAAAGATGGTAACTTAGTGGAAGTTGCAAACAGAGCAAAACAGACACTGAAAGAAGCAAAACCATTATTTCCATCTGGTTCAGATTATACAGTAATAGTTGATAACAGTGAACAAGTTAGTGAATCAATAAAAAATGTCGCAAGTTCAGGTATACAGGCAATTATAATTACGATTATAGTACTTTTCGTCTTCTTGAAAAATCTTAGAGCGTCGCTTGTTGTGGGAGCGTTAATACCAATTTCGGCAATGTTTACTTTCTTTTTGCTTGCAACACAAGGAGTAACTCTAAATATGGTTTCGTTAATGGGACTATCACTTGCAGTAGGTTCACTTGTAGATAATGGAGTTGTTACGTTAGACAACATATTTGATCACATTCAGATCAACAAAGAACCGGCAAATGTTGCAGCTGTTCGTGGTACAAATGAAGTAATACTGCCGATGATGGCTTCCACCGCAACTTCAGTTTGCGTGTTTTTACCGATTATATTGTTTGAAGGACTAGCAAAAGAAGTATTTAAGGGTATTGCATTATCAATGATGTTTGCACTGTCCACTTCAATAGTTGTTGCCATGCTGTTGGTTCCGATGGCTTCAAGTTTGTTTCTAGATGTAGAAAAAATCTCAGGAAATGCTGAAAAAGCTGTTAAATTCAACGCTTTTAGAGATAAATATAGAGAACTTGTAGGAAAAGTATTGGAAAACAGATGGAAAACTGTAATAGGAGTAATAATAGCGTTTGTGATAGTTGTATTTGGAATAGGAAAAACAGTAAAGACAACTTTTTTCCCTACAATAGATGACAATCAATACTCAGTGGTAGCTTCACTTGCAACAGGACTTGATTTAAGCGTGTCAGAGGATATTGCAAATAAGATGGAAGCGGTTGTAAAAGCGGATCCCGCTACTAAAGATGTCAATGTAATTGCTATGAAACAAGCAGCAATAGTTAATGTCGACGTTAAAAAAGATACGATGAAAGCGATGGCTCGTGTCAGAGATAAATTAAAAAATTTACCAAACGTTACACTTGCAGTAGTTCCTCAAAAATCAGGAGGACGTTCGGTACAAAAAGATTATTCGTTCCAAATTGAAGGGGAAGATCAGGAAGAATTGGAAAGAATAGCAAACGCTATGATGGCTGATATGAAAACGCAGTCATGGTTCAAAGATATAAAATCTTCGACAGAAGGTGGTTATCCACAAGCTAAATTAGAAGTTGACAGGGTTAAAGCTGAAAGTTATGGAATAAGTGTAACAGATATCACACAAATGCTTTATATGACAGTTGCTGGAGCTGCAAATCCAATTGACGTAACTCAGAGTACAGAAACATTGGATGTGGTCTTGGAATTAGAAAAAAGTCAAAAAAATTCATTGGATAAAATTATGAATTTAGAGATAAAAACTAATCAGGGGACTTTTGTTAGGTTAAGTGATATCGCAACAATGCAGTTTGAAGAAAGTGCTTCGTCAATTTCAACTGAAAATGGTTCAAGAATTGTAACAATTGGTGCAAACTTGGACAGTTCAAAAGGATTTAATGACGCTGCAGCATTTATTCAAAAATCATTCCAAAAAACAAACCCAGCAGTTGGATATAAAATTGGGACAGCAGGACAAGCTAAAAATCAAGCTGAAATGGGTGGACAGATTATGAAAGATTTGTTACTTGCGATTGCTTTAATTTATACGGTACTTGCAGTTCAGTTGGAATCATTTATCTTGCCGATTATGATTATGACAACATTGCCACTTTCAATGATTGGAGTAATTTTTGGACTAGCGATAACTAGAGTACAACTTAGTATGTTCGTTATGATTGGTATCTTGATGTTATTTGGTATGGCGGTTAATAATGCGATTGTAATGCTTGATTTCGTTGCAGGATTGCGGAAAAAAGGCTGGTCAATACATGATGCCTTAGTAGAAGCCTGTGGTTCGAGACTTCGACCAATACTTATGACAACACTTACAACGATATTAGGATGGCTTCCAATGGTATTTTCAAACAAGGGAAGTTCGGGATACTATCAAGGTATGGCGATTGCAGTAATGTTTGGACTTTCATTCTGTACGGTCTTGACATTGTTCTTTACACCAGTGTTGTATTCATTAGTTGAAGAAAGAAAAGAACAAAAACAAAAAGAAAGAGAAGAAAGAAGAAGACAGCAAAAAGCAGAAGAAAGAAAAGGATATGAAAGAAAATAA
- a CDS encoding PG0541 family transporter-associated protein, with amino-acid sequence MKRVEVYYDSYFTEKLKEELREYGIEQYFIVPIIYSSWSKNFKHFNTHVWPGTDSMLIAYIEDEQAKEILRLIKIMKIDLGKGISMGAVMFPIEDIIL; translated from the coding sequence ATGAAAAGAGTGGAAGTATATTACGATTCATATTTTACTGAAAAACTAAAAGAAGAATTGAGAGAATACGGAATCGAACAATATTTTATAGTTCCAATAATTTATAGTTCTTGGAGTAAAAATTTTAAGCATTTTAATACGCATGTTTGGCCAGGAACTGACAGTATGCTTATTGCCTACATAGAAGACGAACAGGCAAAAGAAATTTTACGGCTTATAAAAATTATGAAAATAGATTTAGGAAAAGGTATTTCAATGGGAGCAGTGATGTTTCCAATAGAAGATATTATTTTATAA
- a CDS encoding ABC transporter ATP-binding protein, with protein sequence MEKILECKNLRKSYKENVALNSINLSVNKNKIIGLLGPNGSGKTTFIKLAMGLLKPTSGEMLIDGLPIGVETKKIISYLPDRDYLDKNQNIDSLIQLFVDFYPDFNEATAKEMLKDLKIDTTAKFKALSKGNREKVQLILAMSREAKLYLLDEPIAGVDPVTRDYILNTIIKTYNKNATLIISTHLINDVEKILDEVIFVNNGDILLYDSIENIKKAHNVSIDEYFREVFK encoded by the coding sequence ATGGAAAAAATATTGGAGTGCAAAAATTTGAGAAAATCGTATAAAGAAAATGTAGCACTGAATAGTATTAATTTATCCGTTAATAAAAACAAAATAATCGGATTACTTGGTCCGAACGGTAGCGGAAAAACGACATTTATTAAACTAGCTATGGGACTTTTGAAGCCGACTTCAGGGGAGATGTTAATTGACGGGTTGCCAATAGGCGTGGAAACTAAAAAAATAATATCGTATCTTCCTGACAGAGATTATTTGGACAAAAATCAGAACATTGATTCGTTGATTCAGCTTTTTGTGGATTTTTATCCAGATTTCAATGAAGCAACGGCAAAAGAAATGTTAAAAGATTTAAAGATAGATACAACTGCAAAATTTAAAGCGTTATCTAAAGGAAATCGTGAAAAAGTGCAACTTATCTTAGCGATGAGCAGAGAAGCAAAATTGTATTTACTGGATGAACCAATAGCGGGAGTCGATCCTGTTACAAGAGATTATATTTTAAATACGATAATAAAAACTTACAACAAAAATGCGACACTTATTATTTCAACGCATTTGATTAACGATGTGGAAAAAATTTTGGATGAAGTAATTTTTGTAAATAATGGAGATATTTTGTTGTATGATTCTATTGAAAATATAAAAAAAGCTCATAATGTCAGCATTGATGAATATTTTAGGGAGGTGTTTAAATAA
- a CDS encoding peptidylprolyl isomerase: MGNSRKMIKKLSIIMIVIFAIGMLASAILFLKNNIFGQMSNREVIATVNKQKIYKDQFESYRQMLKEQLLQINQQKAQMGVPQENLKDVPDSVTDEIILQNLISKALLISAASDFKIKVSSGEVNKQVNSEIKGVKKEDLANALAARGFRNLTEYKNAVKQDKIMKKLQEKMFAKYQLSDADVKKAFDREQYAGLAGKDYNEIKVKLKESLQQERNDLLLTSYLTKLTEKAKIEFQNPEIKKIYNDSRVIVARNGEYKIFNKTVNERILRTISETQEGYSDKLLDEVKANLKVELDKLVKISVKAKAAGVKPDPELVGVAQLQDLSKRYYNSLIDNFKADDATLKARFEQKKDSYSIKNSVGGYVIGDEYQPSSQDLENAKKQAQEIMKTTNKDNFAQKAKEFSKDPGSAANGGSLGETTDLSGLVPEFANAVKNGKAGDITGPIQTQFGYHIIYIESKDANNPNVAKIRHILITPAISEATRQKVAQKINDLKAQIQSGKTTWDQVEKQEKFNFSVKERFKKLVKGETVPGIGKDDELVNKIFASKVNQIIEKNNPSIGYFLVVKTSEIPFTPATFENSKERARLELAHEFADKILASIN, encoded by the coding sequence ATGGGAAACAGCAGAAAAATGATTAAAAAGTTGTCTATTATTATGATAGTTATATTTGCAATTGGAATGCTCGCAAGTGCAATATTATTTTTGAAAAATAATATTTTTGGACAAATGTCGAATAGAGAAGTTATTGCGACAGTTAATAAACAAAAAATTTATAAAGATCAGTTCGAGTCGTATAGACAGATGTTAAAAGAACAGCTTTTACAAATCAATCAGCAAAAAGCACAAATGGGAGTACCACAAGAAAATTTAAAAGATGTCCCAGATAGCGTAACGGATGAAATAATTTTACAAAATCTTATAAGTAAGGCGCTTTTAATTTCGGCAGCATCTGATTTTAAAATAAAAGTATCAAGTGGTGAAGTTAATAAACAAGTAAACAGTGAAATTAAAGGTGTAAAAAAGGAAGATCTTGCAAATGCGTTGGCAGCTCGTGGGTTTAGAAATCTGACTGAGTACAAAAATGCAGTAAAACAAGATAAGATTATGAAAAAATTACAGGAAAAAATGTTTGCAAAATATCAGCTTTCTGATGCGGATGTAAAAAAAGCATTTGACAGAGAACAGTACGCAGGGCTTGCTGGAAAAGACTACAATGAAATAAAAGTTAAATTGAAAGAAAGTTTACAGCAAGAAAGAAACGATTTACTGCTAACTTCTTATTTGACAAAATTAACTGAAAAAGCAAAAATTGAATTTCAAAATCCTGAAATAAAAAAAATATATAATGATTCCAGAGTGATTGTAGCAAGAAATGGTGAATACAAAATATTTAATAAAACAGTAAATGAGAGAATTTTAAGAACAATTTCAGAAACACAGGAAGGGTATTCTGACAAATTACTAGACGAAGTAAAAGCTAATTTGAAAGTGGAATTGGATAAATTAGTAAAAATTTCTGTAAAAGCAAAAGCTGCAGGAGTAAAACCTGATCCAGAGCTTGTGGGAGTTGCACAGTTGCAAGATTTGTCCAAAAGATATTACAATTCTTTGATTGACAATTTCAAAGCTGATGATGCAACATTAAAAGCTAGATTTGAGCAAAAAAAAGACAGTTACAGCATTAAAAACAGCGTTGGTGGTTATGTGATAGGTGATGAGTATCAGCCAAGTTCACAGGATTTGGAAAATGCTAAAAAGCAGGCACAGGAAATTATGAAAACTACAAATAAAGATAATTTTGCACAAAAAGCAAAAGAATTCTCAAAAGACCCTGGTTCAGCTGCTAATGGCGGAAGTTTGGGAGAAACAACTGACTTATCAGGACTTGTTCCAGAATTTGCAAATGCAGTGAAAAACGGAAAAGCGGGAGATATAACAGGGCCTATTCAAACGCAGTTTGGGTATCACATTATTTACATTGAATCAAAAGATGCAAATAATCCAAATGTTGCAAAAATTCGTCATATTTTAATTACACCAGCTATATCGGAAGCTACAAGACAAAAGGTTGCACAAAAAATTAATGACTTAAAAGCGCAAATCCAAAGCGGCAAAACTACTTGGGATCAAGTTGAAAAACAAGAAAAATTTAATTTTAGTGTAAAAGAAAGATTTAAAAAATTAGTAAAAGGTGAAACAGTTCCAGGAATTGGAAAAGATGATGAGTTAGTAAATAAAATATTTGCTTCCAAAGTAAATCAAATTATTGAAAAGAATAATCCGTCAATAGGCTATTTCTTAGTTGTAAAAACTTCAGAAATACCGTTTACACCTGCAACTTTTGAAAATTCAAAAGAAAGAGCAAGATTAGAATTAGCACATGAGTTTGCTGACAAGATTCTTGCGAGTATAAATTAA
- a CDS encoding Rqc2 family fibronectin-binding protein gives MIYLDGIGISFLIKEIKEKILRYKITKIFQYNRNSFSLFFGKNNLIFQVKDNSTIFYLKNEKDLNTDYQSKFLLSLKKYLQNSILINIRQESFDRIVYFDFEKLNQFGDIEKYTLIMEIMGKASNVFLTCQNKILSALYFTTLEIGNRVIMTGAKYTLPFEEKKISPIYFEKENFPFKTEDFLKKCEGAGIPFAVQCASNYDTFKKYLENYKPVIYKISKNKKMQKVFTYNEFSEFEEKKVDENEYYETLNEGLNEYFKATITSNVLNEKKKNLLKYVDTQIKKFKKINKNINIDLKKNENYQKYKNIGNILAANMHKLKYGMKKVTVFDFYANEEITINLDATLSPKDNLNFYYNKYNKGKRTLIALNERLIDIQDEIKYFEQIKMFIEKENDFIGIEEIESELKMSNFNNTKKIKLNKHKKRELLSFEYSGFKIFVGRNNKENEEITFSKGEPNDIWLHIKDIPGSHVLILCGNRIPSEDVIFHAAKLACEHSKAQKGDKVTVDYCQRKFVKKIKNSKPGNVIYTNFHSILVEV, from the coding sequence ATGATTTATTTGGACGGAATCGGAATTTCATTTTTGATTAAAGAAATTAAAGAAAAAATTTTAAGATATAAGATCACAAAAATTTTTCAATATAACAGAAATTCATTTTCACTCTTTTTTGGGAAAAATAATTTAATTTTTCAAGTGAAAGACAATTCTACAATTTTTTATTTGAAAAATGAAAAAGATTTGAACACTGACTATCAGTCAAAATTTTTATTATCTCTGAAAAAATATTTACAAAATTCAATTTTAATAAATATAAGACAGGAAAGTTTTGACAGAATTGTATATTTTGACTTTGAAAAGCTCAATCAGTTTGGAGATATTGAAAAATATACTCTCATTATGGAAATTATGGGAAAGGCAAGCAATGTCTTTCTCACTTGCCAAAATAAAATTTTATCTGCTCTTTATTTTACAACTCTTGAAATAGGAAACCGTGTTATTATGACTGGCGCAAAATACACTTTGCCATTTGAAGAAAAAAAAATTTCGCCAATTTATTTTGAGAAAGAAAATTTTCCTTTCAAAACAGAGGATTTCCTAAAAAAATGTGAAGGCGCTGGAATTCCGTTTGCTGTACAATGTGCAAGTAATTATGACACTTTTAAAAAATATTTGGAAAATTATAAACCTGTGATTTATAAAATTTCAAAAAATAAAAAAATGCAAAAAGTTTTTACTTATAATGAATTTTCTGAATTTGAGGAAAAAAAAGTTGACGAAAATGAATATTATGAAACTTTGAATGAAGGTCTTAACGAATATTTTAAAGCAACGATTACTTCAAATGTGCTTAATGAAAAGAAAAAAAATTTGCTAAAATATGTTGACACACAAATTAAAAAATTTAAGAAAATAAACAAAAATATAAATATCGATTTGAAAAAAAATGAGAATTATCAAAAATACAAGAATATTGGAAATATTCTAGCTGCAAATATGCACAAATTAAAATATGGAATGAAAAAAGTCACAGTTTTTGACTTTTACGCAAATGAAGAAATTACAATAAATCTTGATGCAACTCTTTCACCAAAAGATAACTTAAATTTTTACTACAACAAGTACAATAAAGGGAAAAGAACGCTTATAGCACTAAATGAAAGACTTATTGATATTCAAGATGAAATTAAATATTTTGAACAAATTAAGATGTTTATTGAAAAAGAGAATGATTTTATTGGAATTGAGGAAATTGAATCGGAGCTAAAAATGTCAAATTTCAATAACACAAAAAAAATTAAACTCAATAAACATAAAAAAAGGGAATTACTATCATTTGAATACAGCGGCTTTAAAATTTTTGTTGGAAGAAATAATAAGGAAAATGAAGAGATTACTTTTTCAAAAGGAGAACCAAATGACATTTGGCTTCATATAAAAGATATTCCTGGAAGTCATGTGCTTATCCTTTGTGGAAATCGAATTCCAAGTGAAGATGTCATTTTTCACGCCGCAAAACTAGCCTGTGAACATTCCAAAGCGCAAAAAGGCGACAAAGTTACAGTTGATTACTGTCAGAGAAAATTTGTGAAAAAAATAAAAAATAGCAAACCTGGAAATGTTATTTATACGAATTTTCATTCGATTTTAGTTGAAGTATAA
- the sppA gene encoding signal peptide peptidase SppA, whose product MKFFDFIKKFFWFTLKETYSFFLKLALLIFLIFIIGFSAITVVNSKLKGEKIKKNNDYVLFNVSNVVEDKVIGSDFLSDKKDISYMDILQSLDEIKNDNSVKGVILSLDDINLSSSKVEELMKKFLEIKQNNKKIYAFGAYITNANYKLASIADEIIAVPSASANVNLTGYNYSDIYMKGLFDKLGINMEVVRIGNYKSYGENYVSNQMSPELKSELTRIFENRYQKFVTDISKNRNIDKNALNDDIVSGVDTNLSIFDARDKKLVDKLEHFSDFTKRLNIKEDNVSDIYDYYEKKVKDTKVGNGSNGTIAVIYAEGSILYDASGVTQGVITPDNITQKLEKAMKTKNLMGIVLRVNSGGGSALASEVIYQELSKINVPVYVSMSDMAASGGYYISMSGKKVFADNATITGSIGVVSMVPKLYNTQSKLGISANSISKGKYSDINNSFSPLSEESKQKLVQSMQQTYAEFKSRVTNNRKIDENVLENYAQGKIWLGDEAKNINLVDGIASLDEVIKIMAKDLGIDKRNYAVENIYLEEDLMTKLQALTSRVSEKFKLSTELKEKIPETKKVFDAYDVALANKNKPLYYLPYKLELY is encoded by the coding sequence ATGAAATTTTTTGATTTTATAAAAAAATTTTTTTGGTTCACTTTAAAAGAAACTTATTCGTTTTTTTTGAAATTGGCATTATTGATATTTTTAATTTTTATTATAGGATTTTCAGCGATAACGGTTGTAAATTCAAAATTAAAAGGTGAAAAGATCAAGAAAAATAATGATTATGTACTGTTTAATGTTTCAAATGTTGTTGAAGATAAAGTTATCGGATCAGATTTCCTTTCTGACAAAAAAGACATATCATATATGGATATTTTACAAAGTTTGGACGAGATAAAAAATGACAATTCCGTAAAAGGGGTTATTTTATCGCTGGACGACATCAATTTGTCTTCTTCTAAAGTTGAAGAACTTATGAAAAAGTTTTTGGAAATTAAACAAAATAATAAAAAAATATATGCTTTTGGAGCATATATCACAAATGCAAATTATAAACTGGCGTCCATTGCTGATGAAATTATTGCAGTTCCGTCTGCTTCAGCTAATGTTAATTTAACAGGATACAATTATTCTGACATCTATATGAAAGGACTTTTCGATAAACTTGGAATAAATATGGAAGTTGTAAGAATCGGAAATTATAAATCTTATGGAGAAAACTACGTTTCTAATCAGATGTCGCCTGAACTAAAATCGGAACTTACAAGAATTTTTGAAAATAGATACCAAAAATTTGTAACTGATATTTCAAAAAATAGAAATATTGATAAAAATGCTTTAAATGACGATATTGTAAGCGGTGTTGATACTAATCTATCAATTTTTGATGCAAGAGATAAAAAATTAGTCGATAAATTGGAACATTTTTCTGACTTTACGAAAAGGTTAAATATTAAAGAGGACAATGTTTCAGATATTTACGATTACTATGAAAAAAAAGTTAAAGATACAAAAGTTGGAAATGGCTCAAATGGGACAATTGCTGTGATTTATGCAGAAGGTTCAATTTTGTACGATGCAAGTGGCGTTACACAAGGTGTGATCACTCCTGACAATATCACTCAGAAACTTGAAAAAGCGATGAAAACTAAAAATTTGATGGGAATTGTGCTTCGTGTAAATTCTGGCGGAGGTTCGGCTTTGGCTTCAGAAGTTATCTATCAGGAACTTTCTAAAATAAATGTTCCAGTCTATGTTTCAATGTCTGATATGGCAGCGTCAGGTGGTTATTATATCTCAATGTCAGGTAAAAAAGTATTTGCCGACAATGCAACAATTACAGGTTCTATCGGTGTTGTTTCAATGGTTCCAAAATTATATAACACTCAAAGTAAACTTGGAATTTCAGCAAACAGCATAAGTAAAGGAAAATATTCTGATATTAATAACAGTTTTTCTCCGTTGTCTGAGGAATCAAAACAAAAACTTGTTCAGTCAATGCAACAAACTTATGCTGAGTTTAAATCTCGAGTTACAAATAACAGAAAAATTGATGAAAATGTATTGGAAAATTATGCACAGGGAAAAATTTGGCTGGGAGATGAAGCTAAAAATATAAATTTGGTTGATGGAATTGCAAGTCTTGATGAAGTTATAAAGATTATGGCAAAAGATTTAGGAATTGACAAAAGAAATTATGCAGTTGAAAATATTTATTTGGAAGAAGATCTGATGACAAAATTACAAGCACTAACTTCAAGAGTTTCTGAAAAATTCAAGTTATCAACTGAGCTAAAAGAAAAAATTCCTGAAACTAAAAAAGTGTTTGACGCTTATGATGTAGCTCTTGCGAACAAAAATAAACCACTTTATTATTTGCCATACAAATTGGAGCTATATTAA